Proteins encoded together in one Chryseobacterium sp. G0201 window:
- a CDS encoding ACP phosphodiesterase, with translation MNYLAHSFLTFSDGQIVGQFLEDFIRNKDRFSFPKDIQDGITLHRAIDTFTDAHPALHEAKKVFSPLVRLYSGAFVDVSMDYFLANDLTLNSLQGWKEHSLRVYRILNQNEKWLPENFKKMLVKMEHDDWLYNYREDWGIKFSIQNVLNKAKYLDKDLPVFELFLQNKEILQECYNAFFPDLLVHAQAVNSQLKIENPF, from the coding sequence ATGAATTATCTGGCTCATTCTTTTCTCACTTTTTCGGACGGACAAATCGTCGGACAGTTTCTGGAAGATTTTATCCGAAACAAAGACCGTTTTTCTTTTCCTAAAGATATTCAGGACGGGATTACCCTGCACAGAGCTATTGATACGTTTACAGATGCTCATCCCGCACTACATGAGGCTAAAAAAGTTTTCAGTCCGTTGGTAAGATTGTATTCCGGAGCGTTTGTAGATGTCTCGATGGATTATTTTTTAGCAAATGATTTAACACTGAACTCGCTTCAAGGCTGGAAAGAACATTCTTTACGAGTATATCGTATTCTTAACCAAAACGAAAAATGGCTTCCCGAAAATTTTAAGAAAATGCTGGTAAAAATGGAACATGATGACTGGCTTTATAATTACCGTGAAGATTGGGGAATTAAATTCAGTATTCAGAATGTTCTCAACAAAGCAAAATATCTGGATAAAGACCTTCCTGTTTTTGAACTATTTCTTCAAAACAAAGAAATTCTTCAGGAATGTTATAATGCATTTTTTCCAGATTTATTGGTTCATGCACAAGCTGTCAATTCCCAATTAAAAATAGAAAATCCTTTTTAA
- a CDS encoding DUF6702 family protein, producing MFLKLNFLFIALSLLFPLKFNDLKATGEFHPYHVGSVEINYNSKSRTFEITGRFFLDDLENGLSKKYGKPFHFNDEKYKAQINEALKNYSAEYFKLKADNKFLKVSYIGYEEDSESVNVFLESETLPAPKKVEAAVSLLYNLFDDQINIVHIIVSGNRKSEKLSYPNRYLFQQF from the coding sequence ATGTTTTTGAAGCTTAATTTTTTGTTTATAGCACTTTCTCTTTTGTTTCCTCTTAAATTCAATGATTTGAAGGCTACAGGAGAATTTCATCCCTATCATGTAGGTTCTGTGGAAATTAATTATAATTCAAAATCAAGAACATTTGAAATTACCGGACGTTTTTTTCTTGATGACCTGGAAAATGGATTAAGCAAAAAATACGGTAAACCTTTTCATTTTAATGATGAAAAATATAAAGCTCAGATTAATGAAGCATTAAAAAATTATTCAGCGGAGTATTTCAAGTTAAAAGCAGATAATAAATTCTTAAAGGTAAGTTACATTGGCTATGAAGAAGACAGTGAATCTGTAAATGTCTTCTTAGAATCTGAAACTCTTCCTGCTCCTAAAAAGGTAGAGGCAGCGGTCAGCCTGCTGTACAATCTGTTTGATGACCAAATCAACATAGTTCATATTATTGTAAGCGGAAACCGAAAAAGCGAAAAACTTTCTTATCCCAATCGCTATCTATTTCAGCAATTTTAA
- a CDS encoding S8/S53 family peptidase, with protein MDLKKLLFTKVHIPVTGRNTLRNVAAIFLGLSSYGMFGQVQKLDSRFEILLKNKDKISKGIEIKDFDRPEMQLDKHLVVTSKGAQTMYSCIIYTKTPEKLKADGFLVQSQLPNFVTALVGIEDIEKLTQLPYVTSVMAPTFDILHNDVSRAQSGASLLQDGAFNNTSYVGTGVLVGVYDTGIDWKHPDFRSATDQTKSRIYSIWDQTLTPQGSETSPTGFATGVEYTRAQIEDELDGTPANFVRENDTNGHGTHVSGTAAGNGSAFADKRHKGFAPGADIIFVKGGNGSFPTTNTINALTYFKNVATALNKPIVVNMSIGGQGSAHDGTGSHEVAVNAFTASGPGRVVVISAGNDYGGNIHRTVDIAPNAAQTYTFTVASNTSAASVFSFLMYANDDSPVTAKLTAPDGQQYTQNITTNTAHSVLGGGLTATMYNYWGTDNNKRYVQLVVSRNTGSTTNAQGTYTLEITNNGAQQITTHGWLYSQGVATTLTNGNNEYIVGSPGNASSAITVASYMGRASWYTAAGGYYVLTPQESISSFSSQGPRVDGFQKPEITGSGQNVISARSSNSAPGATDIINGTTYYVKNQGTSMSSPGVAGAVALLLQANPTLTAAAVKSRLTVNARKDGATGNIPNPRWGFGKLDIYKAVTDELNCVESNFETVTYDEPYIIANTENNNFFDNTALAVRYTPTLTGKLGGFSFLTGTSAIPSDMAVDIQVRKVDTNGNPGDIIATKTVSSWVNDIQRFTWNYVNLSDLNIQTVTGKDFYIVINGLSGRIAMKNESAVVNNRSKTSTDGTTWTARTFDLKMRATVYENVAEVKVLATANQTKLAPVAVGYNYFVNNCQLISRVEKETASTVAGNVTSKVWVDNAQPNYVSRRFEINPENNPTTTTGKVTLYFKQAEFDAYNLTNAVKLPTSSTDNANKANLIVEKYTGTSASNTGTVASFGSAATVITPNIADIVWNETYQYWEVSFQTTGFGGYFVKTNSTTLGVNDTKDNSGVNVYPNPAKSVVNVSLGKASKATVTVHDASGKLVRNADITSTSNKVNVSDLVSGTYVFTITLDNNSKVVKKIIKE; from the coding sequence ATGGATTTAAAAAAACTATTATTTACAAAAGTACATATTCCTGTTACAGGAAGGAATACTTTAAGAAATGTAGCTGCTATTTTTCTAGGCCTTTCATCGTATGGAATGTTTGGGCAGGTTCAAAAATTGGACTCTAGATTTGAAATTTTGTTGAAAAACAAAGATAAAATATCAAAAGGAATTGAAATTAAAGATTTCGATCGTCCTGAAATGCAGCTTGATAAACATTTGGTGGTGACTTCAAAAGGAGCACAAACAATGTATTCTTGTATCATTTATACAAAAACACCTGAAAAATTAAAGGCTGATGGATTTTTAGTTCAAAGCCAACTTCCTAATTTCGTTACCGCACTGGTCGGAATAGAGGATATTGAAAAACTGACTCAGCTTCCTTATGTAACTTCTGTGATGGCTCCAACTTTTGATATTCTTCATAATGATGTTAGCCGTGCACAATCCGGAGCCAGTCTTTTACAGGATGGAGCTTTTAACAATACTTCATACGTAGGAACCGGAGTTTTGGTTGGAGTTTATGATACGGGTATCGATTGGAAGCACCCGGATTTTAGAAGTGCTACAGATCAGACGAAAAGTAGGATTTATTCAATTTGGGATCAGACATTAACACCTCAGGGATCAGAAACCTCGCCAACCGGATTTGCTACAGGAGTAGAATATACAAGAGCACAGATTGAAGATGAATTGGATGGTACACCAGCCAATTTTGTCCGTGAAAATGATACCAACGGCCACGGAACTCACGTGTCCGGAACAGCAGCAGGAAACGGATCTGCATTTGCCGATAAGAGACATAAAGGTTTTGCTCCCGGAGCAGATATTATTTTTGTAAAAGGTGGGAATGGATCTTTCCCAACGACCAATACCATTAATGCATTAACTTATTTTAAAAATGTAGCAACAGCCCTAAACAAGCCTATTGTTGTGAATATGAGTATCGGAGGCCAAGGATCTGCTCATGATGGTACGGGAAGTCATGAAGTAGCAGTCAATGCATTTACTGCTTCAGGTCCCGGTAGAGTAGTAGTCATCTCTGCAGGTAATGATTATGGAGGAAATATTCACAGAACTGTTGATATAGCACCTAATGCAGCTCAAACCTATACATTTACGGTAGCGAGTAACACTTCGGCAGCTTCAGTTTTTTCATTTTTGATGTATGCTAACGATGATAGCCCTGTAACAGCTAAATTAACGGCACCAGACGGGCAGCAATATACTCAGAATATTACTACAAATACAGCACACAGTGTTCTGGGAGGAGGATTAACGGCTACCATGTATAATTATTGGGGGACAGATAATAATAAAAGATATGTACAGTTAGTTGTCAGCAGAAATACAGGTTCTACAACCAATGCACAAGGAACATATACGTTAGAAATCACAAATAACGGTGCTCAACAAATAACAACACATGGCTGGCTGTACAGTCAGGGAGTAGCAACTACGTTGACAAATGGTAATAATGAATACATTGTGGGTTCACCAGGAAATGCATCCAGTGCCATTACGGTAGCTTCTTACATGGGAAGAGCGAGTTGGTACACTGCTGCAGGAGGTTATTATGTTCTTACTCCACAGGAATCTATTTCATCATTTAGTTCTCAAGGACCTAGGGTGGATGGTTTTCAAAAACCGGAAATAACCGGATCCGGACAAAATGTGATCTCCGCAAGATCAAGCAACTCTGCACCAGGAGCTACCGATATCATTAACGGAACCACTTATTATGTGAAAAATCAAGGAACGAGTATGTCTTCACCGGGTGTTGCAGGAGCTGTAGCTTTATTACTTCAGGCAAATCCTACTTTAACGGCGGCTGCAGTAAAAAGCAGATTGACTGTTAATGCCAGAAAAGACGGAGCAACAGGAAACATTCCAAATCCAAGATGGGGCTTTGGTAAATTAGATATTTATAAAGCTGTTACAGATGAGTTAAATTGTGTAGAATCAAATTTTGAAACCGTTACATATGACGAACCTTACATCATTGCCAATACAGAAAACAATAACTTTTTTGATAACACAGCTCTAGCTGTTCGTTATACACCAACATTAACGGGTAAATTGGGCGGTTTCTCATTCCTTACAGGAACGTCTGCAATTCCTAGTGATATGGCGGTTGATATCCAAGTAAGAAAAGTAGATACAAACGGAAATCCGGGTGATATTATTGCGACTAAAACTGTTTCTTCATGGGTAAATGACATTCAGAGATTTACCTGGAACTATGTTAATTTATCAGATTTAAATATTCAAACCGTTACAGGTAAAGATTTCTACATCGTTATCAATGGTTTGAGTGGAAGAATTGCTATGAAAAACGAATCTGCTGTAGTAAATAACAGATCAAAAACATCTACAGACGGAACGACCTGGACGGCAAGAACGTTTGATCTTAAAATGAGAGCTACTGTCTACGAAAATGTAGCAGAAGTTAAAGTTTTAGCAACAGCAAATCAAACCAAATTGGCTCCGGTAGCAGTAGGATACAATTATTTTGTAAACAACTGTCAGTTAATTTCAAGAGTCGAAAAAGAAACGGCAAGTACAGTTGCAGGAAATGTGACTTCTAAAGTTTGGGTTGATAATGCACAGCCTAATTATGTATCAAGAAGATTCGAAATTAATCCTGAAAATAATCCTACAACCACTACAGGAAAAGTGACATTATACTTCAAACAGGCAGAATTTGATGCTTACAATCTTACCAATGCGGTTAAATTACCAACTTCAAGTACAGATAATGCCAATAAAGCCAATCTTATTGTTGAAAAATATACAGGAACAAGTGCGAGCAATACAGGTACAGTAGCTTCTTTTGGAAGTGCAGCCACTGTAATTACTCCAAATATTGCTGATATTGTTTGGAATGAAACCTATCAATATTGGGAAGTAAGCTTCCAGACAACAGGATTTGGAGGTTATTTTGTGAAAACAAATTCTACTACCTTAGGTGTTAACGACACAAAAGACAATTCAGGAGTAAATGTATATCCTAACCCGGCCAAAAGCGTTGTAAACGTTAGTCTGGGTAAAGCTTCTAAAGCGACTGTTACTGTACATGATGCTTCAGGTAAGCTTGTTAGAAATGCAGATATTACTTCCACTTCTAATAAAGTAAATGTATCTGATCTGGTAAGCGGAACATACGTATTCACAATTACTTTAGATAACAATTCTAAAGTGGTTAAAAAGATCATTAAAGAATAA
- a CDS encoding HupE/UreJ family protein, producing MQDFIFYLKLGWEHIISLDALDHQLFVLALIAIYSYNDWKKILILVTAFTIGHSITLALSILDIVRVSSNWVEFLIPVTIVVTSLGNILMKNKKNGLMKLNYYLALIFGLIHGMGFANTARVMIAKSQSIFFPLLGFNIGLELGQIVIVFAILILLFILLKIFKVNKKDWILFVSSGVFALSLKMALERIPF from the coding sequence ATGCAGGACTTTATATTTTATTTAAAATTAGGCTGGGAACATATTATATCTCTTGATGCGCTTGATCATCAGTTGTTTGTTTTAGCATTAATCGCAATTTATTCTTATAATGATTGGAAGAAAATTCTAATCTTGGTAACTGCATTTACCATTGGCCATTCCATTACGTTGGCTTTAAGTATTTTAGATATTGTAAGAGTTTCTTCAAATTGGGTAGAGTTTTTGATTCCGGTGACGATTGTTGTAACTTCATTAGGTAATATTTTAATGAAAAATAAAAAGAACGGTTTAATGAAATTGAATTATTATTTAGCCTTAATTTTCGGCTTGATCCACGGCATGGGCTTTGCGAATACCGCAAGAGTAATGATCGCGAAAAGTCAAAGTATTTTTTTTCCGCTTTTAGGTTTCAATATTGGTTTGGAATTGGGGCAGATCGTGATTGTTTTTGCAATTTTAATTCTCCTTTTTATTTTACTTAAAATTTTCAAGGTGAATAAAAAAGACTGGATCTTATTTGTTTCGTCCGGTGTATTTGCATTATCCTTAAAAATGGCTTTAGAAAGAATTCCTTTTTAA
- a CDS encoding MFS transporter: MSIFLCVLDLFIVNIAIPSIRNSLQANSAEAQFIIVFYIIGYGAFLITGSKIGNKFGHKKTFIASMFSFMLFSLLCGISSSAIELNVSRLFQGISAAFMVPQGVALISSVFEVEEERVKALGIYGAIAGIASVVGQVFGGIIPDLNFSFDAWRLVFFINIPLALLVIILAKKYLKEVEIKTKESIQILPQIILIILLIILMYEIVAGGEEGWSGSHILLMLLSVTGFIIFIFHQKSKFKQGKEVLINMQPFFYPSFKIALLAAVTYYLVQDSYFFVNANFLEEQHHLSSTKTGLLFACQGVGYVIASLLSVRFLNKYQEKFIIFGLVIMVAGLIGHIYTIGTSTVNFQATIVVLFFYGIGCGIVLPSMFTNAMRKLPVSITSIATGVYLTIQQISVGFGVSLVGRIYFNFTNGYLMAVYAMIFLLLITISIFLISEFKLKRNSF; this comes from the coding sequence ATGTCAATTTTTTTATGTGTTTTAGATCTTTTTATAGTAAATATTGCAATACCGTCAATAAGAAATTCTTTACAGGCTAATTCTGCCGAGGCGCAGTTTATTATTGTGTTTTATATTATCGGATATGGTGCTTTTTTGATTACCGGAAGTAAAATTGGAAATAAATTTGGTCATAAAAAGACCTTTATAGCTTCAATGTTTAGCTTTATGCTGTTTTCATTGTTATGCGGTATCTCGAGTTCTGCGATCGAACTGAATGTAAGCAGACTTTTTCAGGGGATTTCGGCGGCTTTTATGGTTCCGCAAGGGGTAGCTTTAATATCCAGCGTTTTTGAAGTTGAAGAAGAAAGAGTAAAAGCACTTGGCATTTATGGCGCAATTGCAGGTATAGCTTCGGTGGTTGGGCAGGTGTTTGGGGGCATCATTCCGGATCTTAATTTTAGTTTTGATGCGTGGCGACTTGTTTTCTTTATTAATATTCCGCTTGCGCTTCTAGTGATTATTTTAGCTAAAAAATATTTGAAAGAAGTTGAAATAAAGACCAAAGAATCAATCCAGATACTTCCTCAGATCATCTTAATAATTTTATTAATAATTCTGATGTACGAGATTGTTGCCGGCGGGGAAGAAGGATGGAGTGGAAGTCATATTTTATTAATGCTTTTATCTGTAACTGGTTTTATCATTTTTATTTTTCATCAAAAAAGTAAATTTAAACAAGGAAAAGAAGTTCTTATCAATATGCAGCCTTTTTTCTATCCGAGTTTTAAAATAGCGCTTTTAGCAGCGGTTACTTATTATTTAGTTCAGGATTCTTACTTTTTTGTCAATGCCAATTTTCTTGAAGAACAGCATCATTTGAGTTCTACGAAAACTGGGTTGTTGTTTGCCTGTCAAGGTGTTGGATATGTTATCGCATCACTTTTATCTGTGAGATTTTTAAATAAATATCAGGAGAAATTTATTATTTTCGGTTTAGTTATAATGGTTGCAGGACTTATCGGGCATATTTATACGATTGGTACATCAACTGTCAATTTTCAGGCGACGATTGTTGTTTTGTTTTTTTATGGTATTGGCTGTGGAATTGTTTTGCCCTCAATGTTCACCAATGCGATGCGGAAATTACCGGTTTCTATAACGTCAATTGCCACAGGAGTTTATTTGACGATACAGCAAATTTCTGTGGGATTTGGGGTAAGCCTGGTCGGACGTATCTATTTTAACTTTACGAATGGATATTTAATGGCCGTGTATGCCATGATCTTTTTACTATTAATAACTATAAGTATATTTTTGATTTCTGAATTTAAATTAAAAAGGAATTCTTTCTAA
- a CDS encoding winged helix-turn-helix transcriptional regulator: protein MNFSTNSDNETISCTENFLFLANNCYAEHALKLINGKWKISLIKIIANDCPKRFGVLKRELDNLAQGTLSTILKEMENDGIILRIAYAEIPPRVEYKLTEKGIALLPIIKSMEDWWLAFPKNN, encoded by the coding sequence ATGAATTTTAGTACTAATTCTGATAATGAAACCATTAGCTGCACAGAAAATTTTCTGTTTTTAGCAAATAACTGCTACGCAGAACATGCTTTGAAGCTAATTAATGGAAAATGGAAGATCTCTCTGATCAAAATCATCGCCAATGACTGCCCGAAAAGATTCGGAGTTTTGAAACGAGAATTAGATAATCTTGCACAGGGAACTTTAAGTACAATTTTAAAAGAAATGGAAAATGACGGAATTATCCTGCGAATCGCCTATGCCGAAATACCACCCAGAGTGGAATACAAATTAACAGAAAAAGGCATTGCCTTATTACCGATCATAAAATCAATGGAAGACTGGTGGTTAGCCTTTCCTAAAAACAATTAA